The DNA region ACCCGCCATATGCTCGGACTGTTCCAGGGGTTGCCCGGCGCCCGTGCCTACCGCCGCCACATCGCCGAGAACGCCCACCGTCCCGGCGCCGGGCCGGAGGTGCTGGAGTGTGCCGCCGCCCTGGTGCGCCGGCGCGACGCGGACGAAACCGGCCAGGACGACGGCGAAGCCGCCGCCTGACCGGCTGGGCCGTTCGGCCTCAGACCGCGCGGACCGAGGCGATGAAGGTCATCACCTCGCCGCGCAGCTTTTCCGCCTCGCGGGCGAGGTCGTTCGACGCGCCGTGGACGTTCGACGCCGCCGATCCGGTTTCCGACACCGAACGGGTGACGCCGGCGATATTCGACGACACCTCGCCGGTGCCGCGGGCCGCTTCCATCACGTTGCTGGCGATGTCGCGGGTGGCGGCCCCCTGTTCCTCGATGGCGGCGGCGATGGTGGTGGTGATCTCGCTGATCTGGCCGATGGTCAGGCCGATGCCCTGGATCGCCGTCTGCGCCCCGGCGGTGGCCGACTGGATTTCCTTCACCTTCGCCTGAATCTCATCGGTCGCCCGCGCGGTCTGGGTGGCCAGCGCCTTGACTTCCGAGGCGACGACGGCGAAGCCCTTGCCGGCCTCGCCGGCGCGGGCGGCCTCGATGGTTGCGTTCAGGGCCAGCAGATTGGTCTGGCCGGCGATGGAGTTGATCAGGTCGACCACCGCGCCGATCTGGTGCGCCGTTTCGACCAGCGCCTGCATGCTGGCGTTGGTCTGGTCGGCCTGGGTCACCGCCTCGCCCGAGATGCGGGTGGAGGAGGAGACCTGACGGCCGATCTCGCGGATCGAGGCCGACAGCTCCTCCGTCGCCGAGGCCACCGTCTGCACATTGACGGAGGCCTGCTCCGCCGCCGCCGCCACCGTGGTCGCCATCTGGCTGGCGGTGTCGGCGTTGCTCGACATCACGCCGGCGGTGTTCTGCATGTCCTTGGCCGCGGCGGCGACCTGTTCGACGATGTGCATCGCCTGCCGGTCGAAGGCCTGGATCAGCGCCTCCAACTGGCTGGCGCGGCGTTCCTTCGCCGCCTGTTCGGCCGCCTGCTCGGCGGCCATGCGGTCCGCCGCGATCATGCTCTCCTTGAACACGGTGACGGCGGCGGCCATGCCGCCGATCTCGCAGCGGCGGTCCAGACCGGGGATGTCGATGCTCATGTCGCGGTCGGCCAGCCGGCGCATGGTGTCGGTCAGCCGGCGGATCGGCAGGGCGACACGGCGGTTGGCGACGGTCAGGCCGCCCGCCGTCAGGCCGGCGGTCAGCAGCAGAAGCAGCAGGGCGAACAGCGCGTCCATGCGGGCATTGTCGAGATCGCCCGCCGACTGGTCGACGATGCGGTCCACCGCGGCCAGCGCCACATCGACGATGTAGCCCTGGGTCGCGGTCTCCTCCGGCCGCAGCTTATCAAGCGGCACGGGGGAGGGCTTGCCGGACGCCAGCGCGGCCAGGATGGCCTTGCGCTGGTCGGCGAAGCTGCCCTCGAAATTGCCCTTGGCCTTCTGCATCGCGTTCAGGATGCTGGAATGGGTGCCGGGGCGGGCCGCCGATTCGGTCACCTGCGCCCAGGTCTGGGTGCCGCGGCCGAGATAGTCGGCGACGATCAGGTCGTCGTCCCGCGTCCAGCTCTGTCCGGTGCCGATGGCGTTCTGGATGCGGAAGGCCATGATGCCCAGGTTGAGCCGGGTGGCCCAGGCGGCGCGCTTGATCGTCAGCAGATTGCCGACCTCGGACGACGCCCCGCGGATGGTGGAGTCGAGCAGGTCGGTGGCCGCCGCCAGCGCGTCGAGGAACTCGTTCTGGGTCTTCAGCCAGCTGTCGGACAACCCCTTTTCGCGGGCCGACAGCGGCTTGCGCAGGGCCTCGTCGGTGGCCTTGCGCGCCTGTTCCAGCTTGTCGAAGCTGTTGCGCAGCCGATCGGCCACCGCCGGGACGCCGGGCAGTTCGGTGGTGGCGAGCGCCTTGGCGATGGCGCGGTACCCCTCGGACGAAATACGGCGCTGGCTTGCGATATCCTGTTCATCGCTGCCGCCCAGCGTCTTGTCGCTGCCCAGGGCCGGGCTGACCAGACCGCGCTCCAGCCGGGTGGCGAGCAGCGTCTTCAGCAGGTCCCGGCTGGTCACGGTCAGCGTCGCCACGCGGTCGGCGCTTCGGTAGCGCGACACCGCATCGACCAGCAGATAGGAATTCTGTGCGATCAGCAGCAGGCCAAGCGCAAGAGTCACCAGCCCGATCGTCGCGCGGATGGAAAGCGAGGACAGGAAGGATTTCATTATTCTTTTCCTTTGCAAAACAACATCAGCCTTGGTGTTATCCAACCCCAGTTTTGAAATTTCCGGCAATATGGTTTCGCAAAAATTAATCTCAGCAGAGATGCGGCAATTTCCCGCAACAAATCCATTCTCTGTTTCCGCTTGATAAAGTTGATGGTTTGCGAATCCTGAGGATTTTTGGTTGCCGTGATCCAATATTTATATAACATTGATTGGATACAATTCTTCTGCGGCGGATATTATTTCCCAGGAGGAATAAATCCGCCAGCTTCCGGGCAAGAGGATGAGCATGGGGTGCGCAGCCCTATTGAGCGGTGGGAGGGCGCTATTTCTTACATAAAGGAATGATGCGGGCGGAGTCTCTTCCTGGCGATTGCCGCGCTCATACCCCCCAGGGTGATCGCATTTGGCGACCCTCTCCCGCCCGTTCCGTTCTCCCCATGCTTCCCGGATCGCTCTCCGACGGCGGTGAACGGAGCGACAGCGTCGCGGATGCTGTTTCACGCTGCTCCAAGCCTTCCGGCCGCCCGGATCGGACGCGCGATCGGGCCTGTCCGGTTGGGGAATAGGCGCCGTGCGTCCCGCACCGCTTGCGTGCGGGCGGGGTCCTCGCTAACTATGCCGTCTTCATCGGACGGAGTGGAAACGGTGCGGTACGTCAGCACGCGGGGCGCGGCCCCGGTCCTGGGTTTTGAAGACGTCCTCCTGGCCGGGCTGGCGCGGGACGGCGGCCTCTATGTGCCGGAGAGCTGGCCGCAATTCACGGCCGACGATATCCGTGCCCTGCGCGGTCTGCCCTACAGCGAGATCGCCGTCCGGGTGATGCTGCCCTTCCTGGGCGGCTCGATCGCCGAGGACGAGTTTCGCGCCATCGTCCGCGACGCCTATGCCAGCTTCGACCATGCCGCGGTGACCCCGCTGGTGCAGGTCGATCCCACGACCTGGGTGCTGGAGCTGTTCCACGGCCCGACGCTGGCGTTCAAGGATGTGGCTCTGCAACTGCTTGGCCGTCTTTTCGACCATGTGCTGGCCAAGCGCGGGCAGCGGGTGACCATTGTCGGCGCCACCTCCGGCGATACCGGCTCCGCCGCCATCGAGGCCTGCCGCGACCGCCAGAACGTCGACATCTTCATCCTGCATCCCAAGGGCCGCACCTCCGAGGTGCAGCGCCGGCAGATGACCAGCGTGCTGTCGTCCAACGTCCACAACATCGCGCTGGACGGCACCTTCGACGATTGCCAGGATCTTGTTAAGGCCATGTTCAACGATGGCGCCTTCCGCGACCGGATGGGGCTGTCCGCGGTGAACTCGATCAACTGGGCCCGCATCATGGCCCAGATCGTCTATTACTTCACGGCGGCGGTGGCGCTCGGCGCCCCGGATCGCAAGGTCGCCTTCACCGTGCCGACCGGCAATTTCGGCAATGTCTATGCCGCCTACGGCGCCCGCGCCATGGGGTTGCCGGTGGAGACGCTGGTGGTCGGCTCCAACAGCAACGACATCCTGGCGCGCTTTTTCGCCAGCGGGAGCATGGTCGCGGCGCCCGTGGTGCCTACCTTGTCTCCCAGCATGGACATCCAGATTTCCTCCAACTTCGAACGGCTGCTGTTCGATCTACTCGACCGCGACGGCACCGCGGTGACGGCGGCGCTGAACCGCTTCCGCGCCGAAGGCAAGTTCACGGTGACGGACGCTCAGCTCGCCCGCGCGCTCGCCATCTTCTCCGGCCATCGGGTGGACGAGGCCGCCACCATGGCGACCATCGCCGACGTGTGGAAGGGCAGCCTCTATCTGCTCGACCCGCACACGGCGGTCGGCATCGGGGCGGCGAAGGCCGCGGTCGCCGCCGGCCGGGTCGATCCGACGGTCGCGATGGTGGTGCTCGCGACCGCCCATCCCGCCAAATTCCCCGACGCGGTGGAAAAGGCGACCGGCCGCCGGCCGGACCTGCCGCCGCGTCTGTCCGATCTTTATGTGCGCGAGGAGCGCCTGTCCGAGCTGCCGAACGATCTGTCGGCTGTCCAGGATTTCGTCGCCAAGCGCGCCCGCGCCGCCCAGGAGGCCGCATGAGTTCCATTCGTGTGACGACGTTGCCCAACGGGCTTCGCGTCGCGACCGACACCATGCCCGACGTGCAGTCCGTGTCTCTCGGCTGCTGGGTCGGGGTTGGCACCCGCAACGAGGCGGCGAGCGTCAATGGCGTCGCCCACCTCGTCGAGCATATGCTGTTCAAGGGCACCCGCCGCCGTTCCGCCTTCCGCATCTCGGAAGAGATCGAGAATGTCGGCGGGCAGCTGAACGCCTACACCACCCGCGAGCAGACCGCCTATTACGCCAAGGTCCTGCACGAGGATGCGCCGCTGGCGCTCGACATCCTCTCCGACATGATCCAGCATTCCACGCTGGACGCCGAGGAGCTGGTGCGCGAGCGGACGGTGGTGCTTCAGGAGATCGGCCAGAGCGCCGACACGCCGGACGACATCATCTTCGACCATTTCCAGGCCACCGCCTATCCGGGCCAGGCCATCGGCCGCCCGGTCCTGGGCTCGGCCGAGATCGTCGGCGCGCTGCCGCGCGAGGCGCTGGTCGACTATATCGCCGGCCATTACGGCGCCCCCGGCATGGTGCTGTCGGCCGCCGGCCGCATCGAGCATGAGCGGATGGTCGATCTCGCGATGAAGGCCTTCGGCGACCTGCCGAGCGCCGCGCCGCCCAAGCCGGAGCAGGCCCGCTACGCCGGCGGCGACTTCCGCGAGGACCGCGACCTGGAGCAGATGCACCTCGTGCTCGGCTTCGACGGGGTGGGGGTGCATGATCCCGACTTCTACGCCCATTCGGTGCTGTCCACCCTGCTGGGCGGCGGCATGTCGTCGCGCCTGTTCCAGGAGGTGCGCGAGAAGCGCGGGCTGGTCTATTCGATCTACACCTTCACCGGCGGCTACCATGATGGCGGCCTGTTCGGCGTCTATGCCGGCACCGGCGAGGACGAGGTGGCGGAACTGGTCCCCGTCGTCTGCGACGAGATCGCCAAGGTCGGCGTCGACGTGACGGAAGAGGAGGTCGCCCGCGCCCGCGCCCAATTGAAGGCCGGGACGTTGATGGCGCTGGAAAGCAGCATGTCGCGCTGCGAGCAGCTGGGCCAGCAGATGCTGATCTACGACCGTCCTGTTCCGGTGGAGGAGATCGTGGCCAAGATCGACGGTGTCGATCGCGACGCCGTGGTCAAGGCCGCCAGCCGCCTGCGCGCCAGCCGCCCGACCGTCGCGGCGCTCGGCCCGATCGCCAAGCTGGAAAGCTACGACCGTATCGCGGAGCGTCTCGCCTGACGATGGCGGCTGCGATGCCCCCTTCCTCCCGCGCTTGCGCATGGGTCCCTCCCTCCCCCGCTCTCAGCGGACCTTCGGTCCGCCTGTCGCGTCAGCACGAAGCTGGGCTTTGTGCGAGAGCTTCGCGGGAGAGGGTGGAGCTTGCGAGACTGCGGCAGTCCCCTCTCCCGCAAAGCGGGGGAGGGTTAGGGAGGGGGCCAGCGGCTCCCGCCCCGCGATGATCCGCCTCCTCGGCAGCGGCCTGATCAGCCCGCCCGCGGTCCGGCTCGACGGGCCGCACTGCTACATCAGGCCGCCCTTGCCGCGCGACTGGCGGGAATGGGCCGATCTTCGCGAGGCGTCGCGTGCCTTTCTGACGCCCTGGGAGCCGACTTGGCCGGCCGACGCCCTGACGCGGGCATCCTTCGCCCGGCGGCTGCGGCGGCAGGCGCAGGAATGGCGGGACGATATCGGCTACAGCTTCCTGATCTTCGACCGGGCGACCGACGCACTGGTTGGCGGGCTTGGCCTGACCAACATCCGGCGCGGCGTGGCGCAGATGGGCACGCTCGGCTATTGGGCCGGCCAGCCCTATGCCCGCAACGGCTATGTGTCGGGAGGCACCCGGCTTGCCCTGGAATTCGCCTTCGCACAGCTCGGCCTGCACCGGGTCGAGGCCGCCTGCCTGCCCACCAACCTGCCGAGCCGCGGGCTGCTGGAGAAGGTCGGCTTCAGCCACGAGGGCTATGCCCGCAGCTATCTGCGCATCGATGGCGCGTGGCGCGACCATGTTCTGTATGCCATCCTGCGCGAGGAGTGGCAGGCGTGATCCACGTTTCAGCCGATACCGCTTGAAACGATCACATCCTAGCGCTGGTCCAGCTTGATCTCGATGCGGCGGTTCTTCGCCAGCGCCTCGTCCGAGGTGCCGGGATCGATGGGCTGGAATTCGCCGAAGGCGGCGGCGGCGAGCCGCTCCGCCGGAATGCCCTGGTCGATCAGGAATTTCACCACCGACAGGGCGCGGGCCGATGACAGTTCCCAGTTGGAGGAGAACTGGAAGCGCACCGGCTTGATGTCGGTGTGGCCGTCCACCCGCAGGACCCAGTTGATGTCCGGCGGAATGACCTTGCCGATCTCGATCAGGGTGCGGGCGAGGTCGGCCAGCCGCTGCTTGCCGGCCTCCTCCAGCGTCGCCGAGCCGGACGGGAACAGCAGCTCGGACTGGAAGACGAAGCGGTCGCCGACGATGCGCACATCGGGCCGGTTGCCCAGCGCCTCCCGCACCCGGCCGAAGAATTCCGACTTGTAGCGGGCGAGGTCCTGGACCTTGGCGGCGAGCGCCTGATTGAGGCGGGCGCCCAACTCCGCGATCTGCACCTTCTGGTCGGCCGATGCCTTTTCCGACGCTTCCAGCGCAGCACCGATGCGGGCGAGCTGGTCGCGCAGCGCCAGCAATTGCTGGTTCAGCAGGTCGATCTGCTGCTTGCTTCTGGTGCCGGCGGCCTGCTCCCCGGTCAGCGAGGCCATCAGGTCGCGGATGCGCAGGTCGCGCTGGTCCAGATCCTTCTGCGCCTGCATGCGGTTGTCGGTCAGCTGCGTTTCCAGCGCCTTCAGCCGGATGTCGCGCTTGTCGATCTCCTTCTGCGCCAGCATCGTCTTTTCGGTGGCGGACGCAAGCTCCGATTCCAGCGACTTGGCGCGGTCGCGGGTGGCGCCGAGTTCGGAGAGAAGGGCCTGGCGCTGCCGTTCGGTCAGCTGGGTCGCCGACGCGGCGGCGGCCAGCTCGCCCTCCAGCTTCTGCCGGGCGTCGCGCAGCGCCTTGAGGTCGGCCTGAAGGCTGAGGATTTCCTTCAGCTTCAGCTCCAGCGTCTCGCGGTCGACGCGGACGTTGCGTTGAAGCTCCTCCAGCGTGCGGGCGGTGCGGTCGCGGTCCTCCTGGAGCTGGCTCACCTTGACCGACATGTCGTCGCGGG from Azospirillum sp. B510 includes:
- a CDS encoding methyl-accepting chemotaxis protein, encoding MKSFLSSLSIRATIGLVTLALGLLLIAQNSYLLVDAVSRYRSADRVATLTVTSRDLLKTLLATRLERGLVSPALGSDKTLGGSDEQDIASQRRISSEGYRAIAKALATTELPGVPAVADRLRNSFDKLEQARKATDEALRKPLSAREKGLSDSWLKTQNEFLDALAAATDLLDSTIRGASSEVGNLLTIKRAAWATRLNLGIMAFRIQNAIGTGQSWTRDDDLIVADYLGRGTQTWAQVTESAARPGTHSSILNAMQKAKGNFEGSFADQRKAILAALASGKPSPVPLDKLRPEETATQGYIVDVALAAVDRIVDQSAGDLDNARMDALFALLLLLLTAGLTAGGLTVANRRVALPIRRLTDTMRRLADRDMSIDIPGLDRRCEIGGMAAAVTVFKESMIAADRMAAEQAAEQAAKERRASQLEALIQAFDRQAMHIVEQVAAAAKDMQNTAGVMSSNADTASQMATTVAAAAEQASVNVQTVASATEELSASIREIGRQVSSSTRISGEAVTQADQTNASMQALVETAHQIGAVVDLINSIAGQTNLLALNATIEAARAGEAGKGFAVVASEVKALATQTARATDEIQAKVKEIQSATAGAQTAIQGIGLTIGQISEITTTIAAAIEEQGAATRDIASNVMEAARGTGEVSSNIAGVTRSVSETGSAASNVHGASNDLAREAEKLRGEVMTFIASVRAV
- a CDS encoding GNAT family N-acetyltransferase; protein product: MIRLLGSGLISPPAVRLDGPHCYIRPPLPRDWREWADLREASRAFLTPWEPTWPADALTRASFARRLRRQAQEWRDDIGYSFLIFDRATDALVGGLGLTNIRRGVAQMGTLGYWAGQPYARNGYVSGGTRLALEFAFAQLGLHRVEAACLPTNLPSRGLLEKVGFSHEGYARSYLRIDGAWRDHVLYAILREEWQA
- a CDS encoding peptidoglycan -binding protein, with the translated sequence MASISRRNGHRDASAWPGWVDALSSLVMVVIFLLMVFVVAQFYLATALTGRDEQLTALNQKVAEMNDLLAMERDANADLRVNITQLSTELQTSVTARDDMSVKVSQLQEDRDRTARTLEELQRNVRVDRETLELKLKEILSLQADLKALRDARQKLEGELAAAASATQLTERQRQALLSELGATRDRAKSLESELASATEKTMLAQKEIDKRDIRLKALETQLTDNRMQAQKDLDQRDLRIRDLMASLTGEQAAGTRSKQQIDLLNQQLLALRDQLARIGAALEASEKASADQKVQIAELGARLNQALAAKVQDLARYKSEFFGRVREALGNRPDVRIVGDRFVFQSELLFPSGSATLEEAGKQRLADLARTLIEIGKVIPPDINWVLRVDGHTDIKPVRFQFSSNWELSSARALSVVKFLIDQGIPAERLAAAAFGEFQPIDPGTSDEALAKNRRIEIKLDQR
- a CDS encoding M16 family metallopeptidase produces the protein MSSIRVTTLPNGLRVATDTMPDVQSVSLGCWVGVGTRNEAASVNGVAHLVEHMLFKGTRRRSAFRISEEIENVGGQLNAYTTREQTAYYAKVLHEDAPLALDILSDMIQHSTLDAEELVRERTVVLQEIGQSADTPDDIIFDHFQATAYPGQAIGRPVLGSAEIVGALPREALVDYIAGHYGAPGMVLSAAGRIEHERMVDLAMKAFGDLPSAAPPKPEQARYAGGDFREDRDLEQMHLVLGFDGVGVHDPDFYAHSVLSTLLGGGMSSRLFQEVREKRGLVYSIYTFTGGYHDGGLFGVYAGTGEDEVAELVPVVCDEIAKVGVDVTEEEVARARAQLKAGTLMALESSMSRCEQLGQQMLIYDRPVPVEEIVAKIDGVDRDAVVKAASRLRASRPTVAALGPIAKLESYDRIAERLA
- the thrC gene encoding threonine synthase, which gives rise to MRYVSTRGAAPVLGFEDVLLAGLARDGGLYVPESWPQFTADDIRALRGLPYSEIAVRVMLPFLGGSIAEDEFRAIVRDAYASFDHAAVTPLVQVDPTTWVLELFHGPTLAFKDVALQLLGRLFDHVLAKRGQRVTIVGATSGDTGSAAIEACRDRQNVDIFILHPKGRTSEVQRRQMTSVLSSNVHNIALDGTFDDCQDLVKAMFNDGAFRDRMGLSAVNSINWARIMAQIVYYFTAAVALGAPDRKVAFTVPTGNFGNVYAAYGARAMGLPVETLVVGSNSNDILARFFASGSMVAAPVVPTLSPSMDIQISSNFERLLFDLLDRDGTAVTAALNRFRAEGKFTVTDAQLARALAIFSGHRVDEAATMATIADVWKGSLYLLDPHTAVGIGAAKAAVAAGRVDPTVAMVVLATAHPAKFPDAVEKATGRRPDLPPRLSDLYVREERLSELPNDLSAVQDFVAKRARAAQEAA